GTCGAAAAATGGCAAAAACCATCCAATTCGAGTCGCATTCTGTCGAATTACCAGGTGTAGAAGAGTATGAAGAAGATTCAGATGTCCTGGAATACTACGACCAACCTTATCAAATAACTCTAGAATTTTTATCAAACAATGGGCAAATAGTGAAAGCTTCGCATATACCGGACTTTTTTGTGATTCGGAACAAGAGCGCCGGTTTTGAAGAGTGGAAACCAGAAACAAGATTAGAGAAATTAGCCGCTAAACAACCACAGCGCTATATTCGTACAGAAGATGGGCAATGGCGTAATCTACCAGCAGTTGCCTATGCAGAAAAATTAGGTTTATACTACCGAATCCGTTTAGACACAGAAATTGATTGGATTAGATACAGAAATCGACTATTTCTCAAAGCTTATAACGATAGCAGTTACGAAATTTCACCAGAAATAGCCGAGAATTTAGTAGCAGTAGTCAGTTTAAATCCTGGCATAACTTATTGGCAACTTCTGGATGATAAACAGGCTAATGCTGACGACATAAATGCTTTGATAGCCACTCAAAAAATTTACCTGAACTTGAGCGCGGCTCCCTTAGCAGAACCAGAAAGAGTACATCTTTTTCAGAACAAAGAAACTGCAGTAGCTTATAGTCAAATGGTGAAGTCTCAGCCCAAGGATGTGGCTGTAGATGTCTGGGATTTTGGCAAGATTACAAGCGTGTCTTCATCTCACAATCAATTAAGAATCACGCCCAAAGGAATGGAGATATTTCTCAGAGCTAGTCCTGAAGAATTAGCACAAGCCAACCAAAAATATCAAGTGATTGAACCATTACTCAATGGCTGTCCAAGGGATAACAAAACTGTTGCATCACGTACTATTTATAGATGGAAAGCTAAGTTTAAAGCCGCTCAAATTGCCTACAACTGCGGTTATATTTTTTACTTTGCCATCTACATCTAAGGGAACAGCAAAAGTTCAACCAAGCAGAGGTGTGAAAATTAATTATCTCTATTATTGGTCAACTGATGATTCGTTCCTAAGACCAGAAATTGAAGGAACTAATGTACCGATTCGCTACGACCCTTTTGACGTAGGAACTGCTTATGCTTACGTTAAAGGTCATTGGGTGCGCTGTATCTCTGAATATTACAAATCTTTTCAAAATCGTTCGGAGCGAGAAGTAAACATAGCTAGTACCCAATTACGTCGAAAAAGACAAAAACACGCTCAAAGGGTTACGCTCTCTGCCAAAGAAAAAGCTACTTAT
This genomic interval from Scytonema hofmannii PCC 7110 contains the following:
- a CDS encoding TnsA endonuclease N-terminal domain-containing protein, encoding MLSDLEFNDWCHYVNLPQAARQVISQIRESQPIRRVKSSGINVRGDYASRKMAKTIQFESHSVELPGVEEYEEDSDVLEYYDQPYQITLEFLSNNGQIVKASHIPDFFVIRNKSAGFEEWKPETRLEKLAAKQPQRYIRTEDGQWRNLPAVAYAEKLGLYYRIRLDTEIDWIRYRNRLFLKAYNDSSYEISPEIAENLVAVVSLNPGITYWQLLDDKQANADDINALIATQKIYLNLSAAPLAEPERVHLFQNKETAVAYSQMVKSQPKDVAVDVWDFGKITSVSSSHNQLRITPKGMEIFLRASPEELAQANQKYQVIEPLLNGCPRDNKTVASRTIYRWKAKFKAAQIAYNCGYIFYFAIYI
- a CDS encoding Mu transposase C-terminal domain-containing protein; its protein translation is MPSTSKGTAKVQPSRGVKINYLYYWSTDDSFLRPEIEGTNVPIRYDPFDVGTAYAYVKGHWVRCISEYYKSFQNRSEREVNIASTQLRRKRQKHAQRVTLSAKEKATYLEGIEAQEALLIQRLHDLAHQDVCALIEGKLTQENPQNFRKSLEKNNGELSEDNQPVKVSATPSIDFNEIEAYSRSELW